The genomic stretch AAACTCAATTTCTTTCCCTGTTGTTCCAGTAATCAATTGATTCAGCTGTTTCTTATTTATCTGCTGTAGTTTCATTTTCCACTCTATGCCTAACGCTCTGTTAAGGGGTGAGCAACGCAATACCAAAGCCGCCGCAGACCACCTTAAACACGAAAACCAACGCATTGTGAAAATGCCACGCGTTGCGAATCCCTCTTGAACAGTTTGTTATGTGCGAACTTCTAGCTTGTAGATGACTGCTCAGCAACACTAACTTTAGGCTCTTTCTCTGGCGTCGACCATTTGATGATTGCTCTAAGGTTCATTGAGAAAAAGATGATATTTGCAATTATCATTGCCACACTGCCAGTAAGATAACCAACTGCTACCCAACTAGTGTTACCGCACATCATTAAAATGAAACCGATTTTGTTCTTATTTCCAATTTGCCAAATTGCAAGAAACGTAAGTACCATTGCAACCCAGTCGATTCCATAGTACTGAAAATATTCCATTTTTCCTCCAAGCACATAACGCCCTGTTAAGGGGTGAGCAACGCAATACCGAAGCCGCCGCAAACCACCTTAAACACTAAAATCAACGCATAGTAAAAATGCCACGCGTTGCGAATCCCTCTTGAACAGTTTGTTAACTGAGCGCCCTTCAGTTTTCGCCGAGCTTACAGCCACTGTAGCCAAAGCTGGTTTCACTAATTAATGATTAGTAAAGCTAACTCAAATATGTGTTTAACCAAAAGATTACAGTTTATCTTTAGTTTGAAATGTGTCTCACAACACCATACTTCGGCGATGTAAGTTCGCCGAACTAATCGCGAATGCCTTATATTATTAGAAGGCTTTGTGCCGCCTTTCACATCAGTAAACTTAAGTACCAAATTTAAATTAGTCGCATTAGCTAAATTAAGGAAACCAACCGAACACGCTAGACCTCTGGACCTAGAAACAGTATCAATGTGCTTTCGTATTTTCTGCGCCAGTTAACGCCGCGTTAAGGGGTGAACAACGCAATGCCACTCAACTTAAACTATTGTGCCATAAACACAAAAGCTAAACTTTAAACCAAAACTGCCAAGCGTTGAGAATCCCTCTTAAACGCTTTGTTATGTGCGTGCTAGACGGTAACGCCTTACCGTACCCTCACTGTCATCTGTGTAGTTACCGAGATATTCACCACCACAGTTTTCGATGACCTTTTGAGATGCGGGATTGTCAATTGAGCAAGTAACAATGACTGAGTCAGAGACAACGTGATCTCGCACCCAAGCAAGCAGAAATGAGGCTACACCCTTACCAGGAGCTGACGGTCTAGTTTCGTAGCCGACATGACCAATGACATTTTCTACGTTGGCATTAGTACCTTTGCGAACTCGGATTGCGCCTAAAATTTCAGAGTTCGATACACAGTAGTAAGTTGTGCTGGGTAAATATCCGTTTGGTAACTCGGAAGTTGCCTTAGAACGTTCGATCAAACCTGACAAATAAGCTGTTGGATTTTGCTCTACACCCGAATATTTTGGGATACCCGAATCTAAGCATTCTTTCGCATAACTCACTGATATTGGAGCCAAATCAGGATTGGCCTCAACCACTTCCATGTCGATTTTCCTCATAAGCACATAACGCCCTGTTAAGGTGTGAGCAACGCAATACCGATGCCACAGCATACCACCTTAAACACTAAACGCAACGCACAGCAAAAATGCCACGCGTTGCGAATCACTCTTAAACAGATTGTTAGCTTACAAACTTAACCTTGTCGTTGTATTCTTTGAATTCTTTTTGGACAGCCAATCCGTCAATAGACTTAAATTGTGTATTTTGATTAGCATCAGAAACTAGTTGGTTTGCACGAATTCTCAACTCACGATCATCTGTGATCAATAGTAAGTTATTGTACTCATCAGTTGCTTTTATTAGTAATTTTATAATCTCTGGGTCAGCATAAGCTTCTTTTTCAGCGTCAAATCCTAACGGAATGATTTTGATGACATTAGAGTTTTGTAACCTTTCAATTCGGCTGAGAGCAC from Vibrio parahaemolyticus encodes the following:
- a CDS encoding nicotinamide mononucleotide transporter, whose protein sequence is MEYFQYYGIDWVAMVLTFLAIWQIGNKNKIGFILMMCGNTSWVAVGYLTGSVAMIIANIIFFSMNLRAIIKWSTPEKEPKVSVAEQSSTS
- a CDS encoding GNAT family N-acetyltransferase; the protein is MEVVEANPDLAPISVSYAKECLDSGIPKYSGVEQNPTAYLSGLIERSKATSELPNGYLPSTTYYCVSNSEILGAIRVRKGTNANVENVIGHVGYETRPSAPGKGVASFLLAWVRDHVVSDSVIVTCSIDNPASQKVIENCGGEYLGNYTDDSEGTVRRYRLART